The following coding sequences are from one Mycolicibacterium aichiense window:
- a CDS encoding ABC transporter permease, with product MKVPAAPRSSLLYESWVFACQHFIHWRRSPLVPIQSLVFPTFLLITYYLLVGKSVLRITGSDSLYGLVPTCAIAGAFSGALAVGLSMSFERDSGLLSRLWALPVNRASALTGRLIAEAVRTLVSTAFITAVGIGLGLRFRGGPLELLLYLLVPVMVVVVFAMAVIAIAVRAKDGTTLIWLGLPAITAVFASSGSPPVESLPSWMWPLLRFQPMEPIVESMRTLAQGGVPGWPLLWGALWTIAGTAVVGPLAVRGYRKATESGGIRG from the coding sequence ATGAAGGTGCCGGCTGCGCCGCGCAGCTCGCTGCTCTACGAGAGTTGGGTATTCGCCTGCCAGCACTTCATCCACTGGCGCCGCAGCCCGCTGGTGCCGATCCAATCTCTCGTTTTCCCGACTTTTTTGCTCATCACCTACTATCTGCTGGTCGGCAAATCGGTACTGCGGATCACTGGGTCCGACAGCCTCTACGGTTTGGTGCCTACTTGTGCGATCGCCGGAGCGTTCTCCGGGGCGCTTGCAGTTGGTCTCAGCATGTCTTTCGAACGCGATAGCGGTCTTCTCAGCCGGTTGTGGGCGCTACCGGTCAACCGTGCCAGCGCCCTGACCGGCAGGCTGATCGCGGAGGCGGTTCGGACTTTGGTGAGCACCGCATTCATCACCGCGGTCGGCATCGGTTTGGGACTTCGGTTCCGAGGGGGCCCGCTCGAGCTGCTGCTCTACCTATTGGTACCGGTGATGGTCGTAGTCGTGTTCGCGATGGCCGTGATAGCGATCGCGGTGCGGGCAAAAGATGGAACCACGCTGATTTGGCTCGGATTGCCGGCGATTACTGCCGTGTTCGCCAGCTCTGGTTCTCCGCCGGTTGAGTCGCTGCCGTCATGGATGTGGCCATTGCTGCGCTTTCAGCCGATGGAACCGATAGTGGAATCGATGCGGACACTCGCACAAGGGGGAGTTCCGGGATGGCCTCTGCTGTGGGGGGCGCTGTGGACGATTGCCGGCACCGCGGTAGTCGGGCCGCTGGCTGTTCGCGGGTACCGTAAGGCCACCGAATCCGGGGGTATCCGCGGTTGA
- a CDS encoding ABC transporter permease has product MSAVVVLTERMVRNTLRSDLPFAVLAPAGNFIIFNLALRNVIDTGGIGYSQYLLPVIIVQVTLLGALTTVDRATRDHQSELGLRLRTMPISSLAPLSARMLYCLIRGVVVLIATLAAGYAFGFRLLGGPGHLALFALFVLALTLALSLAADAVGVRVSGAQIGRTGGSSQILLVPQMMLTMLSTGMAPVDSFPEWLHGFVRYQPVSQVTDTLRELAAGSVAVGSLASSFTWCLGLLAVFGTIAVRMQRRTT; this is encoded by the coding sequence GTGAGTGCAGTCGTCGTTCTGACTGAACGCATGGTGCGCAACACGCTGCGCAGTGATCTGCCGTTCGCGGTGCTCGCACCGGCCGGGAACTTCATCATCTTTAACCTCGCGCTGCGAAATGTGATCGATACGGGCGGCATCGGCTATTCGCAGTACCTGCTGCCGGTGATCATCGTTCAAGTGACATTGCTAGGTGCGCTGACGACCGTCGACCGCGCCACCCGAGATCATCAGTCCGAGCTCGGACTTCGTCTGCGCACCATGCCCATCTCTTCCTTGGCGCCGCTGTCCGCTCGCATGCTGTATTGCCTTATCCGCGGGGTCGTCGTGCTCATCGCCACGCTCGCCGCTGGTTACGCGTTCGGCTTCCGGCTACTTGGTGGCCCAGGCCACCTCGCGCTGTTCGCCTTATTCGTTCTGGCATTGACGCTGGCGCTGTCACTCGCCGCAGACGCGGTCGGGGTGCGGGTCTCAGGTGCCCAGATCGGACGGACCGGAGGCTCTAGTCAGATCCTCCTGGTCCCGCAGATGATGCTCACCATGTTGTCCACCGGCATGGCTCCGGTTGACTCGTTCCCCGAGTGGTTGCACGGATTTGTTCGCTACCAACCTGTTTCGCAGGTGACCGACACATTGCGTGAACTGGCTGCCGGCAGTGTCGCGGTCGGCAGTCTGGCGAGCAGCTTTACCTGGTGCCTCGGACTGCTGGCGGTTTTCGGAACGATCGCGGTGCGCATGCAGAGGCGTACTACATGA
- a CDS encoding NAD-dependent epimerase/dehydratase family protein, giving the protein MLITGGAGFIGSALARRLVEVGYEVAVMDILHQQVHAEGTVIDLPPSVRFFTGDVTHAPDCDAVLRLFKPSQIVHLAAETGTAQSLSEASRHGTVNVVGTTQLLDALSRCGHVPAQLVLASSRAVYGEGAWQSGNHVFYPASRSHAQLVAGDWDPHGPRGERAVPLASSAVQTEPRPTNIYAATKLAQEHILASWTAAHDTRLSVLRLQNVYGPGQSLTNSYTGIVALFARLSREKQPLEVYEDGQIVRDFVYIDDVVEAIFMAIESPAAPSRCVDIGSGVPTTIHELAQQLATICGAPDPVVVGKFRDGDVRAARCDIEHATNELGWRPKWSLEEGMRALLDWIGK; this is encoded by the coding sequence ATCCTCATCACCGGCGGTGCCGGCTTCATCGGGTCCGCGCTTGCGCGCCGTCTCGTCGAAGTCGGCTACGAGGTAGCAGTGATGGACATCCTGCATCAGCAGGTGCACGCCGAAGGCACAGTGATCGACCTGCCGCCCTCCGTTCGGTTTTTCACCGGCGACGTCACGCATGCCCCTGACTGCGATGCCGTCCTGCGCCTGTTCAAGCCTTCGCAGATCGTGCACCTTGCGGCTGAAACCGGTACCGCACAATCACTTTCGGAAGCCAGCCGCCACGGTACGGTCAACGTCGTCGGGACCACGCAACTGCTTGACGCACTAAGTCGTTGCGGGCACGTACCTGCGCAGCTGGTGCTGGCATCCTCTCGAGCCGTGTATGGCGAAGGTGCCTGGCAATCCGGCAACCACGTCTTTTACCCGGCGTCTCGCAGCCATGCCCAGCTCGTCGCAGGTGATTGGGATCCGCACGGCCCCAGGGGAGAACGCGCCGTTCCGCTCGCAAGCAGTGCGGTCCAGACCGAGCCTCGGCCCACCAATATCTACGCCGCAACCAAACTCGCCCAGGAGCACATCCTGGCTTCCTGGACGGCCGCTCATGACACCCGGCTCAGCGTGTTGCGCCTTCAGAACGTGTACGGGCCGGGCCAGTCTCTGACGAATTCGTACACCGGCATCGTCGCGCTTTTCGCACGGCTGTCTCGCGAGAAGCAGCCCTTGGAGGTCTACGAGGACGGCCAGATCGTCCGGGATTTCGTCTATATCGACGATGTTGTCGAGGCGATCTTCATGGCAATTGAGAGCCCGGCCGCACCGTCGCGATGCGTCGACATCGGGTCAGGCGTCCCGACCACAATCCATGAACTCGCGCAACAACTCGCGACCATCTGCGGGGCACCCGACCCGGTCGTTGTGGGGAAATTCCGCGACGGCGACGTTCGCGCCGCGAGGTGCGATATCGAGCACGCGACGAATGAGCTCGGGTGGCGTCCCAAGTGGTCGCTCGAGGAGGGTATGCGCGCCCTTCTCGACTGGATTGGCAAATAA
- a CDS encoding acyltransferase family protein, producing the protein MGKPGFRADIEGLRAVAVLAVVLFHAEVPGIGGGFVGVDVFFVISGFLITGLLWREANSTGTVRLRGFYGARARRLLPASALVGVVTAIGAAVLLPPLQARTAFGDGIASALYVSNYRFLLQGVDYSAPYLPPSPFLHYWSLGVEEQFYLVWPALILGAAWLIRRSRRRTAIQATASVRPYLVILAVVAVISLAMSLVASYWAPFVAFFSLPTRAWQLAVGGLIALTAGQWRRLSPRAAAIVGCAGLAVILVTCRQLSASTLYPGTAALWPTLGTAMIIGAGCAAPDQGCGRLLGAAPMRSIGRISYSWYLWHWPVLIFAPLIVGHSLGLAGRLTAALLSAGLAVLTLRFVENPLRFAPKIRESPWRSLGLGAVTTAVAAAVGVALLVVVPTPVGRGAPARPLNFTALPPPIARGDAASYDEAVKHAFAEVQSAVAASVDLRDVPSNLQPPLADAAAELNDMYRSGCMLSGWQVSAPECASGDTASTNAVAVVGDSNAAMWNQGFRAIAEQRGWRLEMVVKAGCPLLDLPITSPQLHREYTECEQWRGQVVDRFRAEHPKLIVVTMWRQYGPGSGYPAGLTSYSASWNDSLTRLVRQLRDAGAQVLVLGPIPDPHSVPPICLSGHLADATACSASRSRAVDEAGIAAEAAATTAGGGQYADITDLFCTAERCPAIVGNTLVYLDKNHLTIEYVRLLAPALGALADRALAIS; encoded by the coding sequence ATGGGGAAACCAGGGTTCCGTGCGGACATCGAGGGATTGCGGGCGGTCGCAGTTCTGGCGGTGGTCCTCTTCCACGCCGAGGTGCCGGGCATCGGGGGCGGGTTCGTCGGCGTCGATGTCTTCTTCGTCATTTCAGGGTTCTTGATCACCGGGCTGCTGTGGCGTGAGGCGAATTCCACCGGCACGGTCCGATTGCGCGGCTTCTACGGCGCCCGCGCCCGCCGACTGCTGCCTGCCTCGGCACTCGTCGGCGTCGTCACCGCGATCGGCGCGGCCGTATTGCTGCCGCCGCTGCAGGCCCGCACCGCCTTCGGCGACGGTATCGCCAGCGCGCTATACGTCAGCAATTACCGCTTCCTCCTGCAGGGGGTCGATTACTCCGCGCCGTACCTGCCGCCGTCGCCGTTCCTGCACTATTGGTCGCTCGGTGTCGAAGAGCAGTTCTATCTGGTCTGGCCGGCGCTGATCCTCGGTGCGGCCTGGCTGATCCGGCGGTCGCGCCGGCGCACCGCAATCCAGGCGACCGCATCCGTGCGCCCCTACCTGGTGATCCTCGCCGTAGTCGCCGTGATCTCGTTGGCAATGTCGCTGGTCGCGTCGTACTGGGCGCCGTTCGTCGCATTCTTCTCGTTGCCAACCCGCGCGTGGCAGCTGGCCGTCGGCGGTTTGATCGCACTGACCGCAGGCCAATGGCGCCGACTCTCACCACGTGCGGCCGCGATCGTCGGGTGCGCTGGGCTCGCCGTGATCCTGGTGACCTGCCGCCAGTTGAGTGCCAGCACGCTATATCCGGGTACCGCGGCGCTGTGGCCGACGCTCGGAACGGCCATGATCATCGGCGCAGGCTGCGCCGCACCCGATCAGGGATGCGGACGGCTGCTGGGTGCGGCGCCGATGCGCTCCATTGGTCGCATTTCCTACTCCTGGTACTTGTGGCATTGGCCGGTGCTGATATTCGCGCCGCTGATCGTCGGCCACTCATTGGGGCTGGCAGGCCGGCTGACCGCGGCTTTGCTGTCGGCCGGGCTCGCGGTGCTGACGCTGCGGTTCGTCGAGAACCCGTTGCGGTTCGCTCCGAAGATTCGCGAGTCGCCTTGGCGCAGCCTGGGATTGGGCGCGGTGACCACCGCAGTCGCGGCCGCTGTGGGCGTGGCCCTGCTGGTCGTGGTGCCGACCCCGGTCGGACGTGGAGCTCCGGCCAGGCCGCTGAATTTCACCGCTTTGCCACCTCCGATCGCGCGGGGCGACGCCGCGTCCTATGACGAGGCGGTCAAGCATGCGTTCGCCGAAGTGCAGTCTGCGGTGGCGGCATCAGTTGATCTGAGGGATGTCCCGTCGAACCTTCAGCCGCCACTTGCCGACGCCGCGGCCGAGCTCAACGACATGTACCGCAGCGGCTGCATGCTCAGCGGTTGGCAGGTCTCCGCGCCTGAGTGCGCCTCCGGCGACACCGCGTCGACGAACGCGGTGGCGGTGGTCGGTGACTCGAATGCGGCGATGTGGAATCAGGGCTTCCGCGCTATCGCCGAGCAGCGCGGTTGGCGGTTGGAGATGGTGGTCAAGGCAGGCTGTCCATTGCTGGATCTGCCCATCACCAGCCCACAACTGCACCGGGAGTACACCGAGTGCGAGCAGTGGCGTGGTCAGGTGGTCGACCGGTTCCGCGCCGAGCACCCGAAGCTGATCGTGGTCACGATGTGGCGGCAGTACGGTCCCGGCTCCGGCTACCCGGCTGGCTTGACGTCGTACAGCGCGTCGTGGAACGACAGCCTGACTCGCCTCGTCCGGCAGCTGCGTGACGCCGGCGCACAGGTGCTGGTTCTAGGTCCGATCCCCGACCCGCACTCGGTGCCGCCGATCTGTCTGTCCGGTCACCTCGCCGACGCGACGGCATGCTCAGCGAGCCGATCGCGCGCGGTCGACGAAGCCGGTATCGCGGCGGAGGCCGCCGCGACCACGGCGGGCGGCGGCCAATACGCCGACATCACCGACCTGTTCTGCACCGCGGAGCGCTGCCCGGCCATCGTCGGCAACACACTGGTGTACCTCGACAAGAACCACCTGACGATCGAATACGTCCGGTTGCTGGCACCGGCCCTCGGTGCACTGGCGGATCGTGCGCTCGCGATCAGTTAG
- a CDS encoding acyltransferase family protein: MILHQADSVSPTASRPTRRSEPGIFRADIEGLRAVAVLAVVLFHAAVPGIGGGYVGVDVFFVISGFLITGLLWRELSGTGKVRLHNFYGARARRLLPASATVGIVTMAASVILLPPLQARPAVTDGIASALYVSNYQFVLRGVDYFSNHITQSPFLHYWSLGVEEQFYLVWAPMLLATVWLLRLARRARHRPADGVTSSKRPFIVLLTLVAVVSFVLSFLGSYILPAAAFYSLPTRAWQLAVGGLVALTSLGWQRLSPRTAAATSWAGLALIVLACGWLSPATVYPGVAALLPTLGAALVIGAGCATPTKGGGRLLGWAPMRAIGRISYSWYLWHWPVLVLAPFALGHSLGLAERVIASLLSAGLAWLTLRYLENPLRFALAIRTSGWRSLGLGAVATVIAVCVGLGLLKVAPTPIGHGAAATPVTFTEVTVATGAPSPTYRAAVKQIFAQVQTAVAASADLTSVPANLAPSLFDALAEKKGLSFNGCLRGPFESGQPECAMGDTTSATTIALVGDSHAAMWTPAFQRVATERQWRLELMAKGACPLLDIPITNPLSRLAELLAHCAEWRQEIVRRLKAERPRLIVLSLWHGYGTTESLSGYRSYDAGWIDGLSRMVQRLRDTGADVLVLGPIPDPHFHVPACLSGYLDNVPACTPTRSSAVNASGITAEAAAVTASGGQYVDTTDLFCTLQRCPVIVGNTLVYLDENHMSQTYARALAPVAAALADRALAQK, encoded by the coding sequence GTGATCTTGCACCAGGCCGACAGCGTTAGCCCCACCGCCAGCCGGCCGACCCGACGCTCCGAACCGGGAATATTCCGTGCAGACATCGAAGGTCTGCGGGCCGTCGCCGTGCTGGCCGTCGTGCTGTTTCACGCCGCGGTTCCCGGCATCGGTGGCGGGTACGTCGGCGTGGACGTGTTCTTCGTCATCTCCGGATTCCTGATCACCGGGTTGCTGTGGCGTGAACTAAGCGGCACCGGGAAGGTCCGGCTGCACAACTTCTATGGCGCTCGCGCCCGCCGCCTGTTGCCGGCATCGGCCACCGTCGGCATCGTCACGATGGCTGCTTCGGTGATCCTGTTGCCGCCGTTGCAGGCTCGGCCCGCCGTCACCGATGGGATCGCCAGCGCGCTCTACGTGAGCAACTACCAGTTCGTCCTGCGCGGTGTCGACTACTTCAGCAACCACATCACGCAGTCGCCGTTCCTGCACTACTGGTCGCTCGGCGTCGAAGAGCAGTTCTATCTGGTGTGGGCACCGATGTTGCTCGCCACCGTGTGGCTGCTCCGGCTGGCGCGCCGAGCGCGACACCGGCCGGCGGACGGCGTCACATCGTCAAAGCGCCCGTTCATCGTCCTGCTCACACTGGTCGCAGTGGTGTCGTTCGTCCTGTCTTTTCTGGGCAGCTACATCCTGCCGGCCGCGGCGTTTTATTCCTTGCCCACCAGGGCTTGGCAGCTGGCCGTCGGCGGGTTGGTGGCGCTGACATCCCTTGGATGGCAACGCCTCTCGCCTCGGACCGCCGCCGCCACGAGCTGGGCCGGCCTGGCTCTGATCGTGCTGGCCTGCGGGTGGCTCAGCCCCGCCACCGTGTACCCGGGGGTCGCGGCACTGCTGCCGACGCTCGGTGCGGCATTGGTCATCGGCGCCGGCTGCGCCACACCGACCAAGGGCGGCGGACGCCTGCTCGGATGGGCGCCGATGCGCGCCATCGGTCGCATCTCCTACTCGTGGTACCTCTGGCATTGGCCGGTGCTGGTCCTCGCACCGTTCGCGCTCGGGCACTCGCTCGGCTTGGCCGAACGGGTCATCGCGTCGCTCTTGTCGGCCGGACTTGCGTGGCTGACGCTGCGGTATCTTGAGAACCCGCTGCGGTTCGCGCTGGCCATCCGCACCTCCGGATGGCGAAGCCTCGGGCTCGGCGCTGTCGCCACCGTGATCGCAGTCTGTGTCGGGCTGGGGCTTCTGAAGGTTGCACCCACGCCTATCGGGCACGGTGCCGCCGCAACGCCGGTGACATTCACCGAGGTAACCGTCGCGACGGGCGCGCCCTCACCGACCTACCGCGCCGCGGTGAAGCAGATATTCGCCCAAGTGCAGACCGCCGTCGCCGCGTCGGCCGACCTCACATCCGTACCCGCCAACCTGGCGCCCTCGTTGTTCGACGCTCTCGCCGAGAAGAAGGGCCTGTCCTTCAACGGGTGCCTACGCGGGCCGTTCGAGAGTGGACAGCCCGAATGCGCCATGGGTGACACCACGTCGGCAACGACGATCGCCCTCGTCGGCGACTCGCACGCGGCGATGTGGACTCCCGCGTTCCAGCGGGTCGCTACCGAACGACAGTGGCGCCTCGAGCTGATGGCCAAGGGCGCCTGCCCGTTGCTGGATATACCGATCACCAATCCGTTGAGCCGATTGGCAGAGCTCCTCGCACACTGCGCGGAATGGCGCCAGGAGATCGTCCGTCGGCTGAAAGCCGAGCGGCCGCGGTTGATCGTGCTGAGCCTGTGGCACGGCTACGGGACCACCGAATCCCTGTCCGGCTACCGGTCCTATGACGCTGGGTGGATCGACGGCCTCTCCCGCATGGTGCAGAGACTCCGCGATACCGGCGCCGACGTGCTGGTGCTCGGACCGATCCCGGATCCGCACTTCCATGTGCCTGCGTGCCTGTCGGGCTATCTGGATAACGTGCCGGCTTGCACACCGACTCGATCGTCCGCGGTCAACGCATCAGGGATCACCGCCGAGGCTGCCGCGGTCACGGCGAGCGGCGGGCAGTACGTCGACACCACCGACTTGTTCTGCACCCTGCAGCGCTGCCCGGTCATCGTGGGCAACACCCTCGTTTACCTCGACGAGAACCACATGTCCCAGACCTACGCACGGGCGCTGGCCCCGGTGGCAGCGGCCCTGGCCGATCGCGCGCTGGCCCAGAAGTAG
- a CDS encoding ATP-binding cassette domain-containing protein: MIELDGVAKTFDGNILALQDVSFSVASGSVCALLGHNGAGKTTTINILSTLMEPSYGRAIVAGHDVSEDPAAVRASIAMTGQIAAIDWQLTGRENLVMFSRLHGLRRKEAHKRAEALIEQFDLADAADRNVLTYSGGMRRRVDIAAALVVPPKVLFLDEPTTGLDPRSRRNVWDLVSSLAADGVTVLLTTQYLEEADLLSDSVVVLNQGRVVATGTADDLKRRIGFSYCTVSPVNPADLSRILAAVADLQDAQADEDANTVSVLAPNGVATLSEVFRRVDQLDVELEDISLRKPSLDEVFLHLTGSVTA; this comes from the coding sequence GTGATCGAGCTTGACGGCGTAGCGAAGACGTTTGACGGAAACATACTCGCCCTGCAGGACGTGAGTTTTTCTGTCGCGAGCGGTTCCGTGTGCGCTCTGCTCGGCCACAACGGTGCTGGAAAGACCACCACCATCAACATTCTGTCCACCTTGATGGAACCGTCCTACGGCAGAGCGATCGTGGCCGGACACGACGTCAGCGAGGATCCAGCCGCCGTCCGCGCATCCATTGCGATGACCGGACAGATCGCGGCAATCGACTGGCAGCTCACCGGCCGGGAGAACTTGGTGATGTTCAGCCGGCTACATGGCCTGCGCCGCAAGGAGGCTCACAAGCGGGCCGAAGCCCTGATCGAGCAGTTCGATCTCGCCGACGCTGCCGACCGCAACGTGCTCACCTATTCCGGCGGCATGCGGCGGCGGGTCGACATTGCCGCCGCACTGGTAGTCCCGCCCAAGGTTCTCTTCCTCGACGAGCCGACCACCGGATTGGATCCGCGCAGTCGCCGCAACGTGTGGGACCTCGTGTCGTCACTGGCCGCCGACGGCGTGACGGTGCTGTTGACGACTCAGTACCTCGAGGAAGCAGACCTGCTGAGCGATTCGGTTGTCGTGCTCAATCAGGGACGGGTGGTGGCGACTGGGACGGCCGATGATCTGAAGCGGCGCATCGGCTTCAGCTACTGCACTGTGAGTCCGGTCAATCCGGCAGATCTTTCCAGGATCCTGGCTGCAGTCGCAGATCTGCAGGACGCCCAAGCCGACGAAGACGCCAACACCGTGTCGGTGCTGGCACCCAATGGTGTTGCGACGCTCAGCGAGGTGTTCCGCCGGGTCGACCAGCTCGACGTTGAGCTAGAAGATATTTCGTTGCGCAAGCCATCCTTGGACGAGGTGTTCCTACACCTGACCGGCAGCGTCACCGCGTGA
- a CDS encoding DUF2505 domain-containing protein codes for MPRSFEIVCESAASVESIHATFGRADYWADRLAGDAASTLDSLTVDVDGTVDVHITQYLGRQMLPGLIAKAIPGDLKLQYRETWRSAGDGRVRGAVDVSAAGGFGSSRAENWLAAAGHVSQLRSSVSVEVKIPLVGGQLEKSIGAGLTKSIPATLSYTTTWIAEHG; via the coding sequence ATGCCGCGTTCATTCGAGATCGTCTGCGAATCCGCCGCCAGCGTCGAGTCGATTCACGCGACGTTCGGACGCGCCGACTACTGGGCGGACCGGTTGGCGGGCGACGCCGCATCCACCCTGGATTCACTGACCGTCGATGTCGACGGGACGGTCGATGTGCACATCACCCAATACCTCGGTCGCCAGATGTTGCCCGGCCTGATTGCCAAGGCAATTCCCGGCGATCTGAAGCTCCAGTACCGCGAAACATGGCGATCCGCAGGCGACGGCCGGGTTCGGGGCGCGGTCGACGTATCGGCGGCCGGCGGATTCGGATCGAGCCGCGCCGAGAACTGGCTGGCTGCGGCAGGCCACGTATCGCAGCTGCGCTCGTCGGTAAGCGTAGAGGTCAAGATTCCCTTGGTGGGCGGCCAACTCGAGAAATCGATCGGCGCCGGCTTGACCAAGAGCATCCCCGCAACACTGAGCTACACCACCACGTGGATCGCCGAACACGGATAA
- a CDS encoding acyltransferase family protein, which translates to MLAHADSLRASEEQHSRRPEKSHFRPDIEGLRAIAVTAVVLFHAAVPGIGGGYVGVDVFFVISGFLITGLLWREVSGTGSVRLRKFYGARARRLLPASAMVGVATMVASILLLPPLRVPTVLYDGIASALYVGNYWFVIDNINYFSDLLTPSPFLHYWSLGVEEQFYLVWAPLLLGTAWVIRRFRRDKTRAIASSRRPYLIVLTLVTVISFAMSLVITYVVPTLAFFSLPTRAWQLAVGGLVALTAIHWQRLSALIAAIAGWLGLGMIVFAGVWFTSTTPFPGTAALLPTLGAVLVIGAGCATPSEGCGQFLSTSPMRAIGRISYSWYLWHWPVLVLAPALLDRPLGLGERIIAALLAAGLAWLTMRYLENPLRFAPKIRDSAWRSLGLGAVATAIAVFVGLGLLQVVPTPIGRGAPAAAVTLTGPSVPTGSAISAYDAAVAQTVAQVQTALASAVTSNAPVPSNLAPPLNNLAAEQVDFTYQGCLRSPYNSGQPDCFMGDTSSTNTVALIGDSHAAMWTPAFQQIAAQRHWRLQMMAKEACALIDARSGGAFGQLVEDLQHCQQWRDEILTRLAAERPRLVVVSMWRGYGIDETMSGFRAYDKAWLDGMTHLVRQLRDMGTEVLVLGPIPSPHANVPICVSGHLDNAAACSLARSAAVDPSGISAEARATAAGGGQYADLTDLFCTAQRCPVIVGNTLVYLDVSHLTLQYSRVLTPAIAALADRALAHR; encoded by the coding sequence ATCTTGGCTCACGCCGACAGCCTCAGGGCTAGCGAAGAACAGCACAGTCGGCGCCCCGAAAAGTCGCACTTCCGCCCGGACATCGAGGGCTTACGTGCCATTGCCGTGACCGCCGTCGTGTTGTTCCACGCTGCCGTGCCCGGCATCGGCGGCGGCTACGTGGGCGTCGACGTGTTCTTCGTGATCTCCGGCTTCCTGATCACCGGCCTGCTCTGGCGGGAGGTGAGCGGCACCGGCAGCGTTCGGCTGCGGAAGTTCTACGGCGCCCGCGCGCGACGACTGCTGCCCGCATCGGCCATGGTCGGCGTCGCCACGATGGTCGCGTCGATACTCCTGTTGCCGCCTCTGCGTGTTCCGACGGTCCTGTACGACGGCATCGCCAGCGCGCTCTATGTCGGCAACTACTGGTTCGTCATCGACAACATCAACTACTTCTCGGATCTGCTGACACCCTCGCCCTTCCTGCACTACTGGTCGTTGGGCGTAGAGGAGCAGTTCTATCTGGTCTGGGCGCCGCTGCTACTCGGAACAGCTTGGGTGATAAGGCGTTTCCGGCGCGACAAGACGCGTGCCATCGCGTCGTCGCGGCGCCCGTACCTCATCGTCCTCACGCTGGTCACCGTCATCTCGTTTGCAATGTCACTGGTGATCACCTACGTCGTGCCCACGTTGGCGTTCTTCTCGCTACCCACGCGGGCGTGGCAGTTGGCTGTCGGCGGACTGGTCGCGCTCACCGCAATTCATTGGCAACGCCTCTCTGCCCTGATAGCGGCGATTGCCGGCTGGCTCGGTCTTGGCATGATCGTGTTCGCCGGCGTGTGGTTCACCTCGACGACACCGTTTCCCGGCACGGCAGCACTGCTGCCCACGCTCGGTGCGGTACTCGTGATCGGCGCCGGCTGCGCGACGCCATCAGAGGGTTGCGGACAATTCCTGAGCACGTCGCCGATGCGCGCCATCGGCCGCATTTCCTACTCCTGGTACCTCTGGCACTGGCCGGTCCTCGTTCTCGCACCGGCACTGCTGGACCGTCCGCTGGGATTGGGCGAACGGATCATCGCGGCCCTGCTTGCAGCCGGGTTGGCGTGGCTGACCATGCGTTATCTGGAAAACCCGCTGCGGTTCGCCCCGAAGATCCGCGACTCCGCGTGGCGCAGCCTTGGCCTGGGCGCCGTGGCCACAGCGATCGCCGTCTTCGTCGGCCTCGGGCTTCTGCAGGTCGTGCCGACCCCGATCGGGCGCGGCGCACCGGCAGCCGCGGTGACCCTCACCGGCCCGTCGGTCCCGACCGGCTCAGCCATCTCGGCCTACGACGCCGCCGTTGCACAGACCGTCGCGCAGGTACAGACCGCGCTCGCGAGTGCCGTCACGAGCAACGCGCCCGTACCATCCAACCTCGCCCCGCCGCTGAACAACCTGGCCGCCGAACAGGTGGACTTCACCTACCAGGGATGCCTGCGATCACCGTACAACAGCGGGCAACCCGACTGCTTCATGGGCGACACCAGCTCGACAAATACCGTTGCGCTGATTGGTGATTCGCACGCCGCGATGTGGACGCCGGCGTTCCAGCAAATCGCCGCCCAACGGCACTGGCGCCTGCAGATGATGGCCAAGGAAGCGTGCGCCCTGATCGATGCACGATCCGGCGGCGCGTTCGGCCAATTGGTCGAAGATCTTCAGCACTGCCAGCAGTGGCGCGACGAGATCTTGACCCGGCTCGCGGCCGAACGCCCTCGACTCGTTGTGGTGAGCATGTGGCGGGGATACGGCATCGACGAGACGATGTCGGGCTTCCGCGCATACGACAAAGCCTGGCTGGACGGCATGACACACCTGGTGCGGCAACTGCGCGATATGGGCACCGAGGTGCTGGTGCTCGGGCCGATACCGAGCCCGCACGCCAACGTGCCGATCTGCGTGTCTGGTCATCTGGACAATGCGGCGGCCTGCTCGCTGGCCCGTTCGGCGGCGGTAGATCCATCCGGTATCAGCGCCGAGGCCCGCGCCACGGCCGCCGGCGGCGGGCAGTACGCGGACCTAACCGATCTGTTCTGCACCGCCCAGCGCTGCCCCGTCATCGTCGGCAACACATTGGTCTACCTCGACGTGAGCCATCTGACCCTGCAGTACTCGCGGGTGCTGACCCCAGCCATCGCAGCGCTAGCCGACCGTGCACTCGCCCACCGTTAG